TCGCCGTTCCAGCGCTCATGGTGCCACCGGCAGATCTCAATGGCGTACTTCACCAGCTTCTCGTTGCGGTGCATGGGCAGCTCCGACAGGATCTGCGCCCCCAGCTTGGTGTGGGTCTTGATGATGGCGAACTCCTCGTCCGTCAGCTTGCCGGGCTTTTGCAGGATATCCTCCGGCACCAGCAGCTTCCCGATATCGTGCAGACCCGACGCTGTGCAGATGAGGTTCACATCCTCCGGGGTCAGGGAGTATTGCGCCGTCACCGCCATCAGCCGCCGCAGCAGAAGCCCTGTCAGGTACTCCACGCCGGACATATGGCCGCCGCCCTCGCCGTTGCGGTATTCCACGGCGAAGTTCAGGATGGACAGCATCACCTCGCTGCTCTTCTCCTGCTGGTAGACCTGGCTGGTGAGGATGTCCATCATCTCCTGCCTCCGGGTGTGGAGCAGGATGGTGTTGATGATGCGCTGCCGCACCACCGTGGCGGAGAAGGGGCGGTTGATGTAGTCCACCGCCCCCAGCTCAAAGGCCCGGTCGATGTAGCCGCTGCCCGTCTCGGCGGAGATCATCACCGTCGGCACATCCTCCAGCCACTGGCGCTGCTTCATCTCCTCCAGCACCTGAAAACCGTCCATCTCCGGCATAACGATGTCCAGCAGCAGGGCCGACAGGTCCTTGCGATAGATCTGCAATGCGGCGAGAGCCTCCTTGCCGTCGGAGACCTCCATGATCTCGAAATCCTGCTCCAGCATATTGGCCAGAATGGCCCGGTTCATCTCCGAATCGTCTGCGATCAGCAGCTTTTTTCGTTCCATAGTATCCTCCTGCGGGTCCGCCGCCCCAAGGGACGGGTATCCGTAAAATATTCAGCTCATTATACACCGCAATGTCTGGAAAAGGCAATGGTTTCTTCCAGAAAATAACAGGGAAAAACGAAAAAGGACAAAAGCTTCCGGTTTCCCGCCTGAGGAAAACGCCAAGGGGAAGCCAACGGTCAGAAAGCGGGCCGCCGTCCCTCTGGACGGCGGCCCGCTTTCTGACCGTTTATCTGACGAAAAGAGCTTGTGCGGCAGATGTTTTTACTTACCCCACCAGCTTGAACAGCAGCACCACGGCTCCCAGCACCACCAGCACCACGCCGGTGGCCCGGTTCAGGGTCTTGGGCGCAGCCTTGTTGGCGAACACGGCGGCGATGCGGGCCCACAGCAGGGTAAACACCACGCACAGCGCAAATACCGTCCAGTCCGGCGCTCCGCCGATGACGAAGTGGGACACGGCACCGGTGAGAGCGGTGAAGGCCATAATAAACACGCTGGTGCCAACGGCGGTCTTCAGCTCATACCCCAGCACGGAGGTGAGGATCAGCAGCATCATCATGCCCCCGCCGGCCCCGACGAAGCCGCAGATGAAGCCGACGATCACGCCGCACACCACCGACTGCACCGCCCGCTTCTTGGCGCTGACGCTCTGCATGGCCTCCTTGGTGGTCATCACCGGCCGGACGATGAACTTCACACCCAGCAGGAAGGTCATTACCACGGAAAAGCTCCCCATGGTGGCCGAGGGGACGATACTGGCGATGTAGCTGCCCACCACGGTAAAGGCCAGCACGCTGGCCATCATAATAAGCCCATTGCGAATGTCCAGATTCTTGTTCTTCCCGTAGGTATAGGCAGATACGGCACTGGCCAGCACGTCCGAGGACAGGGCGATGCCCACCGCCAGATACGGGTCCATGCCCAGAAAGGTGATGAGCATGGGACTGATGACGGCGGCGGCGCTCATCCCGGCGAAGCCGGTGCCAAGGCCGGCCCCCATCCCGGCGAAAAAGCAGACGAGAACAGTAATAAGAATGTGCATGGAAACCTCCCAAATTGCGAAACATACAAGCGATACGCCCCATTGTAAAGCACTCCCCGGCAAAGTCAACGGGGAAGATTTTCCGGCGTATTAGAAAATAGACAAAACCAGCCTCCGTGAAGAATTACTCCCCGGCGGTTCCGCCGGGGAGAAGCACGTCAAACCTTGTAAATGGTGTCCTGCTTGCCGAAGGCGTTCAGGGCCTGCACCACGGTGCTCTCGGACTCCTGCGTGTAGGGCGGCAGCACCAGCATGGGCTGGTGGAAGGTCAGTACGATGACCTCCTGGCTGATGATGCAGCAGTCCCACTGCTCCCATGTGAACTGCTCGGTGTGGTCGGAGGCGTTCCACTCCCGGATACCGGAGGCGGTGAAGGTGACGGTGCCGTCGGGACGGTTGTCCTTCCGGAACTGCGTCCAGGACTTGCGATAGCCCATGCGGCCCGCTTGATAGGTCCAGAAGGTCACCAGTGACATCACCAGACACAGGAAGAACAGCACCTTCAGCTTGGCATGCAAGGCCCAGACCAGCACAGCGGCCAGCGCCGTCAGCACCGCAAAGGCGATGCACTGGAACAGCAGGCGGCGGCAGGTCTCCGTGAAGGGCTTGACCTTGACGGTCCCGCCCCGCTTCAGGACGCTGCGGCGGCCCGCCAGCCCCTGAGCCACGTCAAACAGCCTTGCTGGATCCTCCGGCAGGTGATAGTGCAGCTCAAAAAACTGGGACATGGCGCTTAACCCTGCTGCAATGCCTGCTCCAGCGCTGTGGCCAACTGATCGGGACAGGAGGTGGGCTTGAAGCCGCACTGGATGCCCCTCATCCGGCGGATGGCCTCCTGAGCGTCCATGCCCACCACCAGACGGCTGATGCCCTGCAGGTTGCCGTTGCAGCCGCCCTCTACCCGGACGGCCTGAATGGTGTGGTCGTCGTTCAGCTCCACCGTCATCTTCCGGGAACAGACGCCCTTGGGGATATACGTATAGGTCATAGTGAAAAACTCCTTTGTGAATTGGTATCTGAACATCTTATTTTAGCAGAATTCGCAGAAAACTGCAAGCCCTCTCAGCTGTTGCGGGAACATTTTTCGGCGTCGATGGCCAACACCACCATCAGGGCGCACAGCCCATCCCGCCCGTCGGCCACGTCGATGACATAGGTATCCGTCCAGTGGAGCAGCTCCTTGGAGATGGCGGCCACCTGCCGCTGCCCGTCTGTGATCGCATACTCCCAGCCCATGAAGTCCCCCTCCACCTGCCAGCCGTTGAAGTCCAGCGTAAACAGTGGGCGCACGATGGTGAACTCCTTGCAGATGGTGCCGATGCAGGCGTCTCCCAGATACAGGTCGAACTTCGGCAGGAACGTCAGTACCCGCTGCTTCACCGTGGCGATGTGCCGCCCGTCTGCGTCCAGAATGTGCAGACAGTGACCCCAGGCCAGCTGCCCCTCCACCGTATACACCACATCGCCGGTGTCGTAGTCATAGATATCGTAGCTGTCAAACCACGAGAACAAGCGCTGCTTAAAATAGAGCTTCATATGTCGCACCTCCTTATATGACCTCAGTATACTGCAGTACCACCTGAAACACAAGGGTGTATAGCCCGCTCTCCATCGGCGCAGACTAAGGCGGAAGAAAAGGAGGCGCAGCCATGAACACAGAACCCACCAAGCCCGCACAGGAGGAAGAGGAGGACAGCCGGGTCCGCCAGATCGTGGACCTTGGCTCCTCCGTGGTGACCAACGACCACGGCACCGTCCACTGCCTCACCATCATCGGCCAGATCGAGGGACACGGGCAGGCCCCCTCCGGAACAAAGACCACCAAATATGAACACGTCCTGCCTCTGCTGGCCTCCATCGAGGAGTCTCAGGAGGTGGACGGCCTGTTGGTGCTGCTGCACACCATGGGCGGCGACGTGGAGGCGGGGCTGGCCATCGCAGAGATGATCGCCGGCATGACCAAGCCCACGGTGACGCTGGTATTGGGCGGCGGCCACTCCATCGGCATCCCGCTGGCGGTGGCCGGCAAGGTGACGCTGATGGCCCCCTCGGCCTCCATGACCATCCACCCCATCCGGATGTCCGGTTTGATGATCGCCGCTCCTCAGACCTACCACTATTTCGAGCGCCTGCAGGACCGTATCACCCGCTTTGTGGCGGCTCACTCCCATATCACCGAGGAGCGCTTCCGCCAGCTGATGCTCTCCAGCGGCGATATGGCCAACGACGTGGGCAGCATCGTCTACGGGGAGGAGGCCGTGGCCGAGGGCCTTATGGACCGGGTGGGGACTCTCTCCGATGCGCTGAACGCCCTGTACCGGCAGATGGAGCAGTGACCCCGCAAGCGCTGCACCATGCAGCTGCCCGCAGCCCCAGCCGCCGCAGCCACAGGCCGCAGCGGCCCGCAGCGCCTGCGACCTTTGACACCTGTACGCCGTTTCGCCCCAACACAAAAAAGGCGGGGCCGGACAACTTGTCCGGCCCCGCCTTTTGCTGCGTATTCGTGTGCGCTTATTTCTTCTCGCCGTGCCGCACGGCGTGGGCGCAGATGGCGGCAAAGGTCTCGTCGCTGATGTCGTGCTCGATCTTGCAGGCGTCCTCCTCCGCCACCTTGGGGTCCACCCCCAGAGTGATGAGGAAGCGGGTCAGAGTGTGGTGCCGGTCCAGCATACTGGCGGCAATGGCCATGCCGGAGTCCGTCAGGGTGATGAACCCCTCCCGGTCCATGGTGATATAGCCGTTTTCCCGCAGCCGCTTGGTGGCGTAGCTGACACTGGGCTTGGTGACACCCAAATGCTCCGCCACATCGATGGAACGGATATAGCCGTGCTCCTGCTGCATCATCAGCATGGCCTCCAGATAGTCCTGAGAGGATTTCTGTATCTTCATGGCAAACTGCACCAACCTTTTTCGGGTATTTCTTATAGGTTAACACAGACTAACCAAAAATGCAAGGAGAGAAAAAAATTTTCCAAATCCCCTTGACAAAGTTGGTTAGAGCGGTTAAACTTAGTCGATGGTTAGGGTAACTTAACTTTAATTTTGGCACAGAGGTTAGCGGGTGCTAACCGTTTGGTTGGGAGGAATGATGTGATGATGCCTTTGGCACTGGCCAACCCCGGCGAGGAGAATCTCATTCGGAAGGTGGGCGGAAGCCCGGAAGTAAAGAAGCATCTGGAGGATCTGGGCTTTGTAGCCGGCGGTACGGCTACGGTAGTGGCTACGCTGGGCGGCAATATCATCGTGAAGATCAAGGAATCCCGTATCGCCATCAGTGAAGAGATGGCACGGAAGATCATGATTTGACAAAAAAGGAGAGAAAAGTATGAAAACACTGCGTGAGGTCA
The genomic region above belongs to Vescimonas coprocola and contains:
- a CDS encoding sulfite exporter TauE/SafE family protein, whose protein sequence is MHILITVLVCFFAGMGAGLGTGFAGMSAAAVISPMLITFLGMDPYLAVGIALSSDVLASAVSAYTYGKNKNLDIRNGLIMMASVLAFTVVGSYIASIVPSATMGSFSVVMTFLLGVKFIVRPVMTTKEAMQSVSAKKRAVQSVVCGVIVGFICGFVGAGGGMMMLLILTSVLGYELKTAVGTSVFIMAFTALTGAVSHFVIGGAPDWTVFALCVVFTLLWARIAAVFANKAAPKTLNRATGVVLVVLGAVVLLFKLVG
- a CDS encoding metal-dependent transcriptional regulator, with product MKIQKSSQDYLEAMLMMQQEHGYIRSIDVAEHLGVTKPSVSYATKRLRENGYITMDREGFITLTDSGMAIAASMLDRHHTLTRFLITLGVDPKVAEEDACKIEHDISDETFAAICAHAVRHGEKK
- a CDS encoding FeoA family protein yields the protein MMPLALANPGEENLIRKVGGSPEVKKHLEDLGFVAGGTATVVATLGGNIIVKIKESRIAISEEMARKIMI
- a CDS encoding ClpP family protease yields the protein MNTEPTKPAQEEEEDSRVRQIVDLGSSVVTNDHGTVHCLTIIGQIEGHGQAPSGTKTTKYEHVLPLLASIEESQEVDGLLVLLHTMGGDVEAGLAIAEMIAGMTKPTVTLVLGGGHSIGIPLAVAGKVTLMAPSASMTIHPIRMSGLMIAAPQTYHYFERLQDRITRFVAAHSHITEERFRQLMLSSGDMANDVGSIVYGEEAVAEGLMDRVGTLSDALNALYRQMEQ
- a CDS encoding TIGR03905 family TSCPD domain-containing protein — protein: MTYTYIPKGVCSRKMTVELNDDHTIQAVRVEGGCNGNLQGISRLVVGMDAQEAIRRMRGIQCGFKPTSCPDQLATALEQALQQG
- a CDS encoding LURP-one-related/scramblase family protein codes for the protein MKLYFKQRLFSWFDSYDIYDYDTGDVVYTVEGQLAWGHCLHILDADGRHIATVKQRVLTFLPKFDLYLGDACIGTICKEFTIVRPLFTLDFNGWQVEGDFMGWEYAITDGQRQVAAISKELLHWTDTYVIDVADGRDGLCALMVVLAIDAEKCSRNS